A region from the Paenarthrobacter aurescens genome encodes:
- a CDS encoding PDDEXK nuclease domain-containing protein — protein MTHRITETLRELGPGFSFVGRQVHFDVEGDDDFVDMLFFHTLVDDMLRREHHNETIGILICGTKNDRSVRYSLGRSTSPMAVAAYTYDKLPASEQKALPTEGHLVAALEWAEPDEGQAEPT, from the coding sequence CTGACTCACCGAATCACCGAAACCCTCCGGGAACTCGGGCCGGGTTTCTCGTTCGTTGGTCGGCAGGTTCACTTCGATGTCGAAGGCGACGATGACTTCGTTGACATGCTGTTCTTCCACACCCTCGTCGATGACATGCTTCGCCGTGAGCATCACAACGAAACGATTGGCATTCTGATCTGCGGCACCAAGAACGACCGCAGCGTCAGGTACAGCCTCGGGCGCTCTACCTCACCGATGGCAGTCGCTGCCTACACGTACGACAAGCTCCCCGCTTCCGAACAAAAGGCCCTGCCCACCGAAGGGCACCTGGTCGCTGCCCTCGAGTGGGCAGAACCTGACGAGGGACAGGCCGAGCCCACTTAG
- a CDS encoding substrate-binding domain-containing protein — protein MLSGERHEKILRELEMRGSLTVNGFAEKTGLSTMTIRRDLTQLAAQGLLRRVHGGAVPVPSERQGDTVHRRSRQPLATLGLIVPTTGYYFPEVIRGAESAARELNARLILGVSNYSAEDEHRQLQRMVANSVDGILLATAGSLEPGSPTFELLSGLRIPVVLVERSSRVFESVMSDHSYGAELALEHLASLGHRRIGLAIATSPTAPWLRESHERMVAKLGLETDAPIMEYVRSVVGAGNNQKEFAKFLRDCRRTETHAALVLPDEEAITLINLAEEAGLDVPEDLAIVAYDDEVADLAPVPLTSIAPPKRDVGHAAVAMCMERLAGKTGSAVSPALRRVSLAPKLIIRESTVPGEDVE, from the coding sequence ATGCTTAGCGGCGAACGCCACGAGAAGATTCTGCGCGAGCTTGAAATGCGGGGATCCCTGACCGTCAATGGGTTCGCGGAGAAGACCGGCCTGTCCACCATGACCATCCGCCGGGACCTGACGCAGCTTGCTGCCCAAGGGCTGCTGCGCCGAGTCCACGGCGGTGCCGTTCCCGTCCCCTCCGAACGGCAAGGCGACACCGTTCACAGGAGATCCCGCCAGCCGCTCGCAACCCTGGGCCTTATTGTCCCGACCACGGGCTACTACTTTCCGGAGGTCATCCGCGGCGCGGAATCAGCCGCCAGGGAACTGAACGCCCGGCTGATTCTGGGGGTCAGCAACTACTCCGCGGAGGACGAACACCGGCAGCTCCAACGCATGGTGGCCAACTCCGTGGACGGGATACTGTTGGCAACCGCCGGATCCCTTGAACCCGGATCTCCAACGTTCGAGCTGCTGTCCGGGCTGCGAATCCCCGTAGTGCTCGTGGAACGTTCAAGCCGCGTGTTTGAATCCGTGATGTCCGATCACAGCTATGGTGCCGAGCTTGCCCTTGAGCACCTCGCATCCCTGGGCCACCGCAGGATAGGGCTTGCCATCGCCACCAGCCCCACAGCGCCGTGGCTCCGTGAAAGCCACGAGCGCATGGTGGCCAAGCTGGGGCTCGAAACTGATGCGCCCATCATGGAATACGTTCGTTCAGTGGTGGGTGCAGGCAACAACCAAAAAGAGTTCGCGAAATTCCTCAGAGACTGCCGTCGCACTGAGACGCACGCGGCCCTGGTGCTTCCGGACGAGGAAGCCATCACGTTGATTAACCTCGCCGAGGAAGCAGGGCTTGACGTCCCGGAGGACCTGGCGATCGTGGCCTACGACGACGAGGTGGCGGACCTCGCCCCCGTGCCCCTGACCTCCATCGCCCCGCCGAAGCGGGACGTAGGCCACGCCGCCGTCGCCATGTGCATGGAACGTCTTGCCGGAAAGACCGGCTCTGCGGTTTCGCCAGCCCTCCGCCGGGTGAGCCTGGCCCCGAAACTGATCATCCGGGAGTCCACCGTGCCGGGGGAGGACGTGGAGTAG
- a CDS encoding PQQ-binding-like beta-propeller repeat protein: protein MEKSNISRRSVLQVGGAASLAAAIGLAAGQPASASALLGSKPKATEILDLGPAVVQFSLMSGLLVGDVLYIGSRNLEPVRIIAFHVPTGKVIGQTELSNGHSIQTLAADPSGRYLYAGVLQKSTGTLPNLFRWDLNSLGTKATAIGYIGDRDVRDISVAPNGRLYAVGGGSSTAPALWEYNPATGQVASLGIPDAGATLARAVAATDATVFFGAGSTLNGGSGASRACLYAYDTASRKFTNVTPSEILPDPSIRDLAVVGDKLVVSSAGSLENAKMAALSLANHSSYALTISEGKVAKSFAVMGDNVYFANETGLLAYSLASNTIAAVPYQGPSLGEIWGVDVLGGKLLVTSGYGFIAEIDPVTGTTKTTDLGEAGAPSDPQSVMGIAAGAGYVYVGGNGVIARRSLKDGQVTNMRAPGEAKDAIVVDGALYTGQYSGQGIWSYDPRNGKPITQVADFPKEQNRPLDVCWDDSNKLVLVVAQADTEGGGSLWTYDPRTGKKGFFVNPVDETQLVRAVASRDGVAYLGGGLPDLGGAGTVVAFDPVKGKELWRIDPGQNSGVAALAVQGKYLYGVSRKGTVFVIDLPQRKVVHQADITSVSYGFAALVTNRGAVYGVSNTHVFRFDPKTFEVATVVADIDGAWYSGSHINNDEDGYLYTMRGRNLVRINDHPRR, encoded by the coding sequence ATGGAGAAATCGAACATCAGCAGACGGTCAGTCCTACAAGTTGGCGGAGCAGCGTCGCTCGCCGCGGCCATCGGGCTGGCAGCCGGCCAACCGGCGTCGGCGTCCGCCCTTCTGGGCTCCAAGCCGAAGGCGACGGAAATCCTGGACCTGGGTCCCGCCGTCGTACAGTTCTCCCTGATGAGCGGCCTGCTGGTTGGCGATGTTCTGTACATCGGTTCCCGCAACCTGGAGCCGGTCCGGATCATTGCCTTCCACGTCCCCACGGGCAAGGTCATTGGCCAAACCGAACTCAGCAACGGCCACTCCATCCAGACGTTGGCCGCCGATCCTTCAGGCCGGTACCTCTACGCCGGTGTCCTCCAGAAGTCCACCGGCACACTGCCGAACCTGTTCCGCTGGGACCTCAACAGTCTCGGCACCAAGGCTACGGCGATCGGCTACATCGGAGACCGGGATGTCCGGGACATCAGCGTTGCACCCAATGGCCGGCTTTATGCAGTTGGCGGCGGAAGCAGCACCGCGCCGGCACTCTGGGAATACAACCCCGCCACCGGCCAGGTAGCGAGCCTTGGCATCCCGGACGCGGGAGCAACCTTGGCCCGCGCCGTGGCCGCGACGGACGCCACGGTGTTCTTCGGCGCGGGCAGCACGCTCAACGGCGGAAGCGGCGCCAGCCGGGCCTGCCTCTACGCCTACGACACAGCATCCAGGAAGTTCACCAACGTGACTCCGTCCGAAATCCTGCCAGATCCCAGCATCCGCGACCTCGCAGTGGTGGGGGACAAGCTTGTGGTCAGTTCCGCAGGATCGTTGGAGAACGCCAAGATGGCCGCTCTCAGTCTGGCCAACCACTCGTCGTACGCACTGACGATCTCGGAAGGCAAGGTGGCCAAGAGTTTCGCGGTGATGGGGGACAACGTCTATTTCGCCAACGAGACCGGACTGCTCGCCTACTCGCTGGCATCGAACACGATCGCGGCGGTGCCGTACCAAGGGCCTTCGCTGGGAGAGATCTGGGGCGTCGACGTCTTGGGCGGCAAGCTGTTGGTCACCTCTGGTTACGGCTTCATCGCCGAGATCGACCCCGTAACCGGCACCACCAAGACCACCGACCTTGGCGAAGCCGGCGCACCCTCTGATCCTCAATCGGTGATGGGGATCGCGGCAGGCGCGGGCTACGTCTACGTAGGTGGCAATGGCGTCATCGCCCGGCGTTCGCTGAAGGATGGCCAAGTCACGAACATGAGGGCACCCGGCGAGGCGAAGGACGCGATCGTGGTGGATGGTGCCCTTTATACAGGCCAGTACAGCGGTCAGGGCATCTGGAGTTACGACCCCCGGAACGGTAAGCCGATTACGCAGGTGGCCGACTTTCCCAAGGAGCAAAACCGGCCCCTGGACGTCTGCTGGGACGACAGCAATAAGCTTGTCCTGGTAGTCGCACAGGCGGACACCGAGGGCGGAGGCTCGCTGTGGACGTATGACCCGCGCACCGGCAAGAAGGGCTTCTTCGTCAACCCGGTGGATGAGACCCAGCTGGTTCGTGCCGTTGCAAGCCGCGACGGCGTGGCCTACTTGGGCGGCGGGCTCCCCGACCTTGGAGGGGCGGGGACCGTGGTTGCCTTCGACCCCGTGAAAGGCAAGGAACTGTGGAGGATCGATCCCGGACAGAATTCCGGAGTCGCTGCCCTGGCAGTGCAGGGAAAGTACCTCTATGGAGTGTCCCGCAAGGGCACGGTGTTCGTTATCGACCTTCCCCAGCGCAAGGTGGTGCACCAAGCCGATATCACCTCAGTCAGCTACGGCTTTGCGGCCCTGGTGACCAACCGCGGCGCGGTGTATGGCGTTTCCAACACCCACGTCTTCCGCTTCGACCCGAAGACCTTCGAGGTTGCCACCGTGGTGGCCGACATCGACGGCGCTTGGTACAGCGGCTCGCACATTAACAACGACGAGGACGGCTACCTCTACACCATGCGGGGCCGGAACCTCGTGCGGATCAACGACCACCCACGGCGGTAG
- a CDS encoding ABC transporter substrate-binding protein, whose amino-acid sequence MKRRHLFAGVAGLAASTLLLAACGTGPTPAAAPTPTEDPTGSITFWSSLAGMDKVAEAFNASQDKIKVSFETIPNGANGGYAKLSTAITAGNGPDVATIEYPQLPQFVSNSQVIPLDGLINKAETVDKLTDETKALVQFGEKTYALPYDAAPMLMWYRQDMLAKVGVEVPKTWDEFEEAGKKLKAVAPDSYLASFNPNEVAASAGLAWQAGAKWFGTEGDSWKVGVNDEATQKVASYWQKLIDQKIVKVSQAYSDEWSLDLANSNVVGVLGANWSATGIQKRTEASGQKGQWIAAELPTWGNESGAFYGGSSFNVTKTSKNPAAAAKFVEFLTTSQEAIKARGNTGSAFLAFPGLTPVAQKAYDASYFGNDIYEVFTKAYGTITPGWQWGPNWDITNTALKDAYGKLTTGGTIHEAVDTAQDATVASLKQAGLSVKE is encoded by the coding sequence ATGAAGCGTCGTCATCTCTTTGCCGGAGTAGCTGGCTTGGCCGCCAGCACTCTGTTGCTGGCCGCCTGCGGTACTGGCCCCACCCCAGCGGCAGCGCCCACCCCCACGGAAGATCCCACAGGATCCATCACCTTCTGGTCCTCGTTGGCAGGCATGGACAAAGTGGCCGAAGCGTTCAACGCCAGCCAGGACAAGATCAAGGTCAGCTTCGAAACCATCCCCAACGGTGCCAACGGTGGCTACGCAAAACTCTCCACCGCCATCACGGCAGGCAACGGCCCGGACGTCGCCACCATCGAATATCCGCAGCTGCCGCAGTTCGTCAGCAACAGCCAGGTGATCCCGCTCGATGGCCTGATCAACAAGGCCGAGACCGTGGACAAGCTCACGGACGAGACCAAGGCTTTGGTCCAGTTCGGTGAGAAAACCTACGCACTTCCGTACGACGCAGCCCCCATGCTCATGTGGTACCGCCAAGACATGCTGGCGAAGGTCGGCGTCGAGGTCCCCAAAACCTGGGATGAATTCGAAGAGGCCGGCAAAAAGCTCAAGGCCGTGGCACCTGACTCCTACCTGGCCAGCTTCAACCCCAACGAGGTAGCGGCGAGCGCCGGGTTGGCCTGGCAGGCAGGTGCCAAGTGGTTCGGTACCGAGGGTGACAGTTGGAAAGTGGGCGTCAATGACGAGGCCACGCAGAAGGTTGCCTCTTACTGGCAGAAGCTCATTGACCAGAAGATCGTCAAGGTCAGCCAGGCCTACAGTGACGAGTGGAGCCTGGACCTGGCCAACAGCAACGTAGTTGGCGTGCTGGGTGCCAACTGGAGCGCCACGGGCATCCAGAAGCGCACCGAGGCCAGCGGCCAGAAGGGCCAGTGGATCGCTGCGGAACTGCCGACGTGGGGCAACGAGTCCGGCGCCTTCTATGGCGGATCCAGCTTCAACGTGACCAAGACCAGCAAGAATCCGGCCGCGGCCGCCAAGTTCGTCGAGTTCCTCACCACCAGCCAGGAAGCCATCAAGGCCCGCGGCAACACCGGCTCCGCTTTCCTTGCCTTCCCGGGCCTGACGCCGGTGGCGCAGAAGGCGTATGACGCCAGCTACTTCGGCAACGACATCTACGAGGTCTTCACCAAGGCGTACGGCACCATCACCCCGGGCTGGCAGTGGGGTCCCAACTGGGACATCACCAACACTGCGCTCAAGGATGCCTACGGCAAGCTGACCACCGGCGGCACCATCCATGAAGCCGTGGATACTGCCCAGGACGCCACCGTGGCAAGCCTGAAGCAGGCCGGCCTTTCCGTCAAAGAGTAA
- a CDS encoding carbohydrate ABC transporter permease, with amino-acid sequence MATQALTTTVRRRGRALAGTGGRTAALFLVPFFAVFAIAMIAPVIYSLVLSFHSQQKSGLGFGEAKTVFVGLENYVQVFQSETFVEGIARLGLYCLIYIPCMVGGAVVFALLLDATVAKARKLFQLLVFLPHAVPGVIAALIWAYLYTPGISPLVQALQGGGIQINFLDAHLVLPSIVNIGVWEWTGYNVIILFTALQAVPREILEAARVDGAGEIRAAISIKFPLILPALSVIMLFTIIGTLQLFTEPSIISKATASVTSTWVPNLWAYDAAFIRHNLNQAAAASIIIAGLAAVLSLAVTRLSSRMNKS; translated from the coding sequence ATGGCCACCCAGGCCCTCACCACCACAGTGCGCCGCCGAGGCCGTGCACTGGCGGGAACCGGCGGAAGGACTGCCGCGCTGTTCCTGGTTCCCTTCTTCGCGGTCTTCGCGATCGCCATGATCGCACCGGTGATCTACTCCCTGGTGCTGAGTTTCCACTCGCAGCAGAAGTCCGGGCTGGGCTTCGGGGAAGCCAAGACGGTCTTCGTTGGACTTGAGAACTATGTGCAGGTCTTCCAGTCCGAAACGTTTGTGGAAGGCATCGCCCGCCTTGGCTTGTACTGCCTGATCTACATTCCCTGCATGGTGGGCGGCGCAGTGGTCTTCGCTCTCCTCCTGGATGCAACGGTGGCCAAGGCGCGCAAGCTCTTCCAGCTCCTGGTGTTCCTTCCCCACGCAGTGCCCGGCGTCATCGCCGCCCTCATTTGGGCCTACCTCTACACCCCGGGTATCAGTCCGCTGGTCCAGGCTCTCCAAGGCGGCGGGATCCAGATCAACTTCCTCGACGCGCACTTGGTTCTACCGTCCATCGTGAACATCGGCGTCTGGGAGTGGACCGGTTACAACGTCATCATTCTGTTCACCGCTTTGCAGGCTGTTCCCCGGGAAATCCTGGAAGCTGCCCGCGTGGACGGTGCCGGCGAAATCCGCGCGGCCATCAGCATCAAATTTCCGCTGATCCTTCCGGCGCTGAGCGTGATCATGCTCTTCACCATCATCGGCACCCTGCAACTGTTCACGGAACCGTCCATCATCTCCAAGGCCACCGCATCAGTCACCAGTACTTGGGTTCCCAACCTCTGGGCCTATGACGCGGCCTTCATCCGTCACAACCTCAACCAGGCCGCAGCTGCCTCCATCATCATCGCCGGACTGGCCGCAGTCCTGTCCCTGGCCGTCACCCGCCTTAGCTCCAGGATGAACAAATCATGA